One part of the Glycine soja cultivar W05 chromosome 11, ASM419377v2, whole genome shotgun sequence genome encodes these proteins:
- the LOC114374539 gene encoding protein HOTHEAD-like isoform X2: MGIWWWRLILVSLAGILFSPKHGASQRGMKYTFMKNASSAPSVSYYEYEYIVIGGGTAGCPLAATLSEKHKVLVLERGPSPYGNPNITNLDAFGAALSDTSPNSPSQRFISQDGVINSRARVLGGGSCLNAGFYTRASPYYVREAGWDGKLVKKSYEWVERVVAFEPIVRQWQSAVRGGLLEVGVLPYNGFTFDHIRGTKVGGTIFDQHGHRHTAADLLEYANPTQLTVLLQATVSKILFTNKGSRSRPVASGVIFMDALGREHRVYLKQGPKSEIIVSAGALGSPQLLMLSGIGAERELRKHNIDVVLNQPLVGQGMSDNPMNAIFVPSPVPVEVSLIEVVGITNVGSYIEAASGQMFTSRSPRDYGMFSPKIGQFSKLPPKQRSPEAVAKAIEKMGMLEPAAFRGGFILEKIMGPISTGELQLETSDPNDNPSVSFNYFKDPRDLKRCVQGIRTIEKVIESKAFSRFRYHNMSASVLLNMTANSPVNLLPKHSNTATSLEQFCRDTVMTIWHYHGGCQVGRVVDARYKVIGVDALRVIDGSTFNCSPGTNPQATVMMLGRYMGVKILRERLAGAETE; encoded by the exons ATGGGAATATGGTGGTGGAGGCTGATACTGGTTTCTCTTGCTGGGATTCTCTTCTCTCCTAAACATGGTGCTTCACAGAGAG GTATGAAATATACGTTTATGAAGAATGCAAGCTCAGCTCCAAGCGTGTCATACTACGAGTACGAGTACATCGTAATTGGTGGGGGGACGGCGGGGTGCCCTTTAGCAGCGACACTGTCCGAAAAACACAAGGTTTTGGTGCTTGAACGAGGTCCTTCACCTTATGGCAACCCCAACATCACCAATTTGGATGCTTTTGGCGCTGCACTCTCTGACACCTCCCCTAACTCTCCCTCTCAACGCTTCATCTCCCAAGACGGAGTCATCAACTCCAGAGCTCGCGTCTTAGGTGGCGGAAGCTGTTTGAACGCCGGCTTCTACACTCGCGCTAGCCCTTACTACGTAAG GGAAGCTGGTTGGGATGGAAAGTTGGTGAAGAAGTCTTATGAATGGGTGGAGCGAGTGGTGGCATTTGAGCCGATTGTGCGGCAGTGGCAATCAGCAGTGCGGGGTGGATTGTTGGAAGTAGGAGTGCTTCCTTACAATGGCTTCACTTTCGATCATATTAGAGGCACTAAGGTTGGGGGCACCATCTTCGACCAACACGGTCACAGGCACACCGCCGCGGATCTTCTGGAATATGCTAACCCCACTCAACTTACTGTACTCTTGCAAGCCACCGTCTCTAAGATCTTGTTTACAAACAAAG GTAGTAGATCAAGGCCAGTGGCGAGTGGAGTGATATTCATGGATGCATTGGGGAGAGAACACAGGGTATACCTGAAGCAGGGTCCCAAGAGCGAGATAATTGTCTCAGCTGGTGCACTGGGAAGCCCACAGCTTCTAATGTTGAGTGGAATAGGAGCAGAACGTGAgcttaggaaacacaacattGATGTGGTGTTGAATCAGCCCTTGGTTGGACAGGGAATGTCGGATAACCCGATGAACGCTATCTTTGTCCCGTCCCCTGTCCCCGTTGAGGTATCCCTCATAGAGGTGGTCGGCATCACCAACGTTGGCAGCTACATTGAAGCCGCCAGTGGTCAAATGTTCACCTCTCGTTCTCCTAGAGATTACGGCATGTTTTCTCCCAAG ATTGGTCAATTTTCCAAGTTGCCTCCAAAGCAGAGGAGCCCAGAGGCGGTGGCAAAAGCAATAGAGAAGATGGGGATGCTGGAGCCGGCAGCGTTCAGGGGCGGATTCATTCTTGAGAAGATAATGGGTCCAATTTCAACGGGTGAGTTGCAGCTAGAAACAAGTGATCCAAACGACAACCCATCGGTGAGCTTCAACTACTTCAAAGACCCTCGAGACTTAAAGAGATGCGTGCAGGGCATCAGGACCATCGAGAAAGTAATAGAATCGAAGGCATTCTCTCGGTTCAGGTACCACAACATGTCGGCGTCGGTGCTGCTCAACATGACAGCGAATTCCCCCGTGAATTTGTTGCCAAAACACAGCAACACTGCAACGTCGCTGGAGCAGTTCTGCAGAGACACTGTGATGACCATATGGCATTACCACGGAGGGTGCCAAGTTGGGAGAGTCGTAGATGCTCGTTATAAGGTTATTGGCGTCGACGCTCTCCGCGTTATCGATGGTTCTACCTTCAATTGTTCTCCCGGAACTAATCCCCAAGCCACTGTTATGATGCTTGGAAG GTATATGGGAGTcaaaattttgagagagagacTTGCTGGCGCTGAAACCGAGTAA
- the LOC114376453 gene encoding molybdenum cofactor sulfurase-like, which translates to MHLPCAGKASQPCYNGCFPSSFLASISDKSHNAPNSSHDLEAATSTTLHPHTQFTNHESLPSLEESHINFTKAYPSFGNNTCQLVDRIRAQEYHHLNPSNICFDYTGYGLFSHAQDQKQTASSVASSSSSCPPPSSLPEPPFFVISYKPVSLHSQIHYGGQESELESKIRERIMAFMNISEADYSLVFIANEVSAFKLVADSFQFHPDGELLTVYDHKSEAVDVMIETCKEQGVHVSSAKFCWPSLRIMSSKLKKMIMRRRGKRKRGLFVFPPYSNVTGTPYSYIWMSLAQENGWHVLLDARALGPKEMETLGLAMFKPEFMVCSFYKVFGENPSGFGCLFIKKSSISALKESDNATSMGIVGLFPAFRQETEGKEEFVMDNEETETKARQDDGSVSAHGTEEVFSSEIVELSLSTCTSLESGQCRERFGRVRGGGLEVECRGLDHADSVGLIAISIRGKYLINWLVNALISLQHPHAPTGRSLIRIYGPKINSHRGTVVAFNVFDWKGEKVDPAIVQKLADRNNISLSSAFLQNIWFSDKSDEEGQRTLESKVHRVKVLGHSNKTHSSGFGITVVKASLGLLTNFEDVYRLWAFLSRFLDADFVEKEKWRYLALNQKTIHI; encoded by the coding sequence atgcatctACCTTGCGCAGGGAAAGCATCACAACCCTGCTACAATGGTTGTTTTCCATCTTCTTTTCTTGCATCCATCTCTGACAAGTCTCATAACGCTCCCAATTCTAGCCATGACTTGGAGGCAGCCACATCTACCACTCTTCATCCACACACCCAATTCACCAACCATGAATCCCTCCCTTCTTTGGAAGAGTCACATATTAACTTCACCAAAGCATACCCTTCATTTGGCAACAACACTTGTCAATTAGTTGATCGAATTCGTGCCCAAGAATATCACCACTTGAACCCCTCCAACATTTGTTTTGACTACACTGGATATGGCCTTTTCTCCCACGCTCAGGACCAAAAGCAAACAGCTTCTTCAgttgcttcttcttcatcttcttgtcCTCCTCCATCATCCTTGCCTGAACCACCCTTCTTTGTTATCTCCTACAAGCCTGTAAGTTTGCATTCTCAGATACACTACGGCGGCCAGGAATCGGAACTAGAATCCAAAATCAGAGAAAGAATCATGGCGTTTATGAACATCTCTGAAGCTGATTACAGCCTTGTTTTCATTGCCAACGAGGTATCTGCCTTCAAACTTGTAGCGGACTCTTTCCAATTTCATCCTGATGGAGAGCTTCTTACAGTGTATGACCACAAGAGTGAGGCAGTGGATGTGATGATTGAGACCTGCAAGGAGCAAGGAGTTCATGTCTCGTCAGCTAAGTTCTGCTGGCCAAGTCTCAGAATCATGAGCAGCAAACTGAAGAAGATGATAATGAGAAGAAGAGGGAAGAGGAAGAGAGGTTTATTTGTTTTCCCACCTTATTCAAATGTTACTGGAACACCCTATTCGTATATTTGGATGTCCTTGGCACAGGAAAATGGGTGGCATGTCTTGCTTGATGCACGTGCATTGGGACCTAAGGAGATGGAGACATTGGGTCTCGCTATGTTTAAGCCTGAGTTTATGGTAtgttccttttacaaagtctttGGTGAAAACCCATCAGGTTTTGGGTGCTTATTCATCAAGAAATCAAGTATCTCTGCCCTAAAAGAATCAGACAATGCTACAAGCATGGGAATTGTAGGACTGTTTCCAGCATTTAGACAAGAAACTGAAGGAAAGGAAGAGTTTGTCATGGATAATGAAGAAACTGAAACAAAAGCAAGACAAGATGATGGATCAGTGTCAGCACATGGGACTGAAGAAGTGTTTTCATCAGAAATTGTGGAGTTAAGCTTAAGCACATGCACATCCCTGGAGTCAGGTCAATGTAGAGAAAGATTTGGCAGAGTGAGGGGAGGAGGCTTAGAGGTTGAGTGTAGAGGATTGGACCATGCTGACTCGGTGGGGCTAATAGCAATTAGTATTAGGGGTAAGTATCTTATCAATTGGCTCGTTAATGCACTAATAAGTCTTCAACATCCACATGCTCCAACTGGGCGTTCTCTAATTAGGATATATGGACCTAAGATAAATTCACACCGTGGAACTGTTGTGGCATTTAATGTGTTTGATTGGAAAGGAGAAAAGGTAGATCCCGCAATTGTACAAAAACTAGCAGATAGGAACAATATCTCTTTAAGTAGTGCATTTTTGCAAAACATATGGTTCTCGGACAAGAGTGATGAAGAGGGACAAAGGACTTTGGAAAGCAAAGTGCATAGAGTGAAAGTGTTGGGCCATTCAAACAAGACACATAGCAGTGGTTTTGGGATAACCGTGGTGAAAGCTTCACTTGGTTTGTTGACAAACTTTGAAGATGTATACAGGCTATGGGCTTTTCTTTCCAGGTTCCTAGATGCAGACTTTGTGGAGAAAGAGAAATGGAGATACTTGGCTCTAAATCAAAAAACCATTCATATATGA
- the LOC114374539 gene encoding protein HOTHEAD-like isoform X1 — protein MGIWWWRLILVSLAGILFSPKHGASQRVTGMKYTFMKNASSAPSVSYYEYEYIVIGGGTAGCPLAATLSEKHKVLVLERGPSPYGNPNITNLDAFGAALSDTSPNSPSQRFISQDGVINSRARVLGGGSCLNAGFYTRASPYYVREAGWDGKLVKKSYEWVERVVAFEPIVRQWQSAVRGGLLEVGVLPYNGFTFDHIRGTKVGGTIFDQHGHRHTAADLLEYANPTQLTVLLQATVSKILFTNKGSRSRPVASGVIFMDALGREHRVYLKQGPKSEIIVSAGALGSPQLLMLSGIGAERELRKHNIDVVLNQPLVGQGMSDNPMNAIFVPSPVPVEVSLIEVVGITNVGSYIEAASGQMFTSRSPRDYGMFSPKIGQFSKLPPKQRSPEAVAKAIEKMGMLEPAAFRGGFILEKIMGPISTGELQLETSDPNDNPSVSFNYFKDPRDLKRCVQGIRTIEKVIESKAFSRFRYHNMSASVLLNMTANSPVNLLPKHSNTATSLEQFCRDTVMTIWHYHGGCQVGRVVDARYKVIGVDALRVIDGSTFNCSPGTNPQATVMMLGRYMGVKILRERLAGAETE, from the exons ATGGGAATATGGTGGTGGAGGCTGATACTGGTTTCTCTTGCTGGGATTCTCTTCTCTCCTAAACATGGTGCTTCACAGAGAG TTACAGGTATGAAATATACGTTTATGAAGAATGCAAGCTCAGCTCCAAGCGTGTCATACTACGAGTACGAGTACATCGTAATTGGTGGGGGGACGGCGGGGTGCCCTTTAGCAGCGACACTGTCCGAAAAACACAAGGTTTTGGTGCTTGAACGAGGTCCTTCACCTTATGGCAACCCCAACATCACCAATTTGGATGCTTTTGGCGCTGCACTCTCTGACACCTCCCCTAACTCTCCCTCTCAACGCTTCATCTCCCAAGACGGAGTCATCAACTCCAGAGCTCGCGTCTTAGGTGGCGGAAGCTGTTTGAACGCCGGCTTCTACACTCGCGCTAGCCCTTACTACGTAAG GGAAGCTGGTTGGGATGGAAAGTTGGTGAAGAAGTCTTATGAATGGGTGGAGCGAGTGGTGGCATTTGAGCCGATTGTGCGGCAGTGGCAATCAGCAGTGCGGGGTGGATTGTTGGAAGTAGGAGTGCTTCCTTACAATGGCTTCACTTTCGATCATATTAGAGGCACTAAGGTTGGGGGCACCATCTTCGACCAACACGGTCACAGGCACACCGCCGCGGATCTTCTGGAATATGCTAACCCCACTCAACTTACTGTACTCTTGCAAGCCACCGTCTCTAAGATCTTGTTTACAAACAAAG GTAGTAGATCAAGGCCAGTGGCGAGTGGAGTGATATTCATGGATGCATTGGGGAGAGAACACAGGGTATACCTGAAGCAGGGTCCCAAGAGCGAGATAATTGTCTCAGCTGGTGCACTGGGAAGCCCACAGCTTCTAATGTTGAGTGGAATAGGAGCAGAACGTGAgcttaggaaacacaacattGATGTGGTGTTGAATCAGCCCTTGGTTGGACAGGGAATGTCGGATAACCCGATGAACGCTATCTTTGTCCCGTCCCCTGTCCCCGTTGAGGTATCCCTCATAGAGGTGGTCGGCATCACCAACGTTGGCAGCTACATTGAAGCCGCCAGTGGTCAAATGTTCACCTCTCGTTCTCCTAGAGATTACGGCATGTTTTCTCCCAAG ATTGGTCAATTTTCCAAGTTGCCTCCAAAGCAGAGGAGCCCAGAGGCGGTGGCAAAAGCAATAGAGAAGATGGGGATGCTGGAGCCGGCAGCGTTCAGGGGCGGATTCATTCTTGAGAAGATAATGGGTCCAATTTCAACGGGTGAGTTGCAGCTAGAAACAAGTGATCCAAACGACAACCCATCGGTGAGCTTCAACTACTTCAAAGACCCTCGAGACTTAAAGAGATGCGTGCAGGGCATCAGGACCATCGAGAAAGTAATAGAATCGAAGGCATTCTCTCGGTTCAGGTACCACAACATGTCGGCGTCGGTGCTGCTCAACATGACAGCGAATTCCCCCGTGAATTTGTTGCCAAAACACAGCAACACTGCAACGTCGCTGGAGCAGTTCTGCAGAGACACTGTGATGACCATATGGCATTACCACGGAGGGTGCCAAGTTGGGAGAGTCGTAGATGCTCGTTATAAGGTTATTGGCGTCGACGCTCTCCGCGTTATCGATGGTTCTACCTTCAATTGTTCTCCCGGAACTAATCCCCAAGCCACTGTTATGATGCTTGGAAG GTATATGGGAGTcaaaattttgagagagagacTTGCTGGCGCTGAAACCGAGTAA